The Magnolia sinica isolate HGM2019 chromosome 9, MsV1, whole genome shotgun sequence genome contains a region encoding:
- the LOC131256904 gene encoding uncharacterized protein LOC131256904 isoform X2 has protein sequence MPSSNPPLNLDGLNGMLDPWFQSKGLTEINQVLAYFAVSKLGEAPMDGKTDTNPEGLTAAFGKWSSAVAARLHSGGLSCKVLEKEAFQKQMLEKLIWISAFMLVGARHPGATVGIVEKEHRSEVVSLIAELASAAAAEYGIVFDDAMDERLCAYSRAVAHFPTAVKEFKWRNGWFYSLTQKAIAEGKPDPCPLHTAWLQELKVV, from the exons ATGCCGTCCTCCAATCCACCCCTCAACCTCGATGGACTG AACGGGATGCTTGATCCGTGGTTTCAGAGTAAAGGTCTGACCGAAATAAACCAAGTCTTGGCATATTTCGCTGTGTCAAAACTCGGAGAAGCTCCGATGGATGGGAAGACCGATACTAATCCTGAAGGCTTAACAGCAGCATTTGGTAAATGGTCATCTGCAGTCGCTGCTCGATTGCATTCCGGAGGCCTTTCTTGCAAG GTCCTTGAGAAGGAAGCTTTTCAGAAGCAGATGTTAGAGAAACTGATATGGATTTCAGCTTTCATGCTTGTCGGGGCCCGTCATCCAGGGGCTACCGTAGGCATTGTGGAGAAGGAACACCGGTCTGAG GTTGTTAGCCTCATTGCGGAACTTGCATCTGCTGCGGCGGCAGAGTACGGGATAGTGTTTGACGATGCCATGGATGAGAGATTGTGTGCTTATTCGAGGGCGGTCGCGCACTTCCCCACCGCAGTGAAAGAG TTCAAATGGAGGAACGGATGGTTCTACTCGCTTACACAAAAGGCAATCGCCGAGGGGAAGCCGGATCCATGCCCTTTACATACAGCTTGGCTTCAGGAACTCAAGGTCGTGTGA
- the LOC131256904 gene encoding uncharacterized protein LOC131256904 isoform X1 — MAVLGARLQTYTPAHVMANALILPTPATNLRMRASMSTISAAAAAAATTTTVVPAIIVGGGRVGRALQSMGTGRDLLVGRADKVPLDFDGPIFVCTRNDDLDAVLQSTPQPRWTDLVFFQNGMLDPWFQSKGLTEINQVLAYFAVSKLGEAPMDGKTDTNPEGLTAAFGKWSSAVAARLHSGGLSCKVLEKEAFQKQMLEKLIWISAFMLVGARHPGATVGIVEKEHRSEVVSLIAELASAAAAEYGIVFDDAMDERLCAYSRAVAHFPTAVKEFKWRNGWFYSLTQKAIAEGKPDPCPLHTAWLQELKVV, encoded by the exons ATGGCCGTACTAGGCGCACGTTTACAAACCTACACCCCAGCGCACGTTATGGCCAACGCGCTCATACTCCCAACCCCAGCTACTAACCTGAGGATGAGAGCGTCCATGTCGACCATCTCCGccgccgctgctgctgctgcaacgaCCACAACCGTTGTCCCTGCGATCATCGTCGGAGGCGGAAGGGTCGGTCGCGCCCTCCAGAGCATGGGCACCGGCCGCGATCTCCTCGTCGGTCGGGCCGACAAGGTCCCGCTCGATTTCGACGGCCCGATCTTCGTCTGCACCCGGAACGACGACCTCGATGCCGTCCTCCAATCCACCCCTCAACCTCGATGGACTG ATTTGGTTTTTTTCCAGAACGGGATGCTTGATCCGTGGTTTCAGAGTAAAGGTCTGACCGAAATAAACCAAGTCTTGGCATATTTCGCTGTGTCAAAACTCGGAGAAGCTCCGATGGATGGGAAGACCGATACTAATCCTGAAGGCTTAACAGCAGCATTTGGTAAATGGTCATCTGCAGTCGCTGCTCGATTGCATTCCGGAGGCCTTTCTTGCAAG GTCCTTGAGAAGGAAGCTTTTCAGAAGCAGATGTTAGAGAAACTGATATGGATTTCAGCTTTCATGCTTGTCGGGGCCCGTCATCCAGGGGCTACCGTAGGCATTGTGGAGAAGGAACACCGGTCTGAG GTTGTTAGCCTCATTGCGGAACTTGCATCTGCTGCGGCGGCAGAGTACGGGATAGTGTTTGACGATGCCATGGATGAGAGATTGTGTGCTTATTCGAGGGCGGTCGCGCACTTCCCCACCGCAGTGAAAGAG TTCAAATGGAGGAACGGATGGTTCTACTCGCTTACACAAAAGGCAATCGCCGAGGGGAAGCCGGATCCATGCCCTTTACATACAGCTTGGCTTCAGGAACTCAAGGTCGTGTGA